AGCACTTCCTTCTActatattttgaaaaattcttCGTGTATTGAGTTTTGCTTCATAGAGACGGATTTTGATGCCAGTGAGTTGTACTAAAGTCATAATTCTTGAAGAAAGAACAAGAAATTAAGGGTATCAATTCAGACGTGTTAGGTGAGTTGGGTTAGATTGAGTAATAATATTATTCAAAAATTGATCAATCCGAACCCGAGACAACTTGAAAACACTCAATTTGAACCTGAATCAACACAATCAAcccgattttgatttttttaaattttttttgaaaattaaaaaaattatattttaatttaaacacttaataacaaaatctccctcatatatataattcaaatttgaaagtctaattataaaaaaataaaatatatttactaaatcaaataaacaattatttaaaaaaatgttcaaaataaatattaaattatgaaaatttatgatataaatatacaataaatattttttcagagatacaatatataaaaatgtagaaaatatttatttattatatttcttaaaaaaaattaaaattttggccCGAGTTGACCTGAACCCGACCCAACCTTATAATTTTTTTCGGGTCAGCTATCGGGTCCAACCGATCTGATCTGAACCCGAAAACCGCAGACCCAAACCTAATTTTTTCGGGTTGAACCGTGTCGGGTTGATGAGTCGTGTCTGATTTTAACAAACCTACAAGAAATGCTCATGAATTGAATAGATGGACAGCATATTGCAAACTAAAATACATGTGAACCATTTTGGGAATGACAGATGAATCACTCTAAAGCCATGAAATGAACACCCCTCGTTCTGATATTCATCCCACAAATCCGTCTTCATGCAACGATCTTAGATGTTCTTGGACTGCGATTTTCGCATTCAGAGGCACTCGGCTACAAATCATGATTCATCCATCATTCAAACAGGTCATTTTATTCAGTTCTATGTAACACAAAACAATCACTTCTCTAATGATTCTTCATAGGAATGCACACACATCTCACTTGACTAACTCATTGGATATCAGGAAACGGAAGGCGAAATTGTGAGGAATCCAATCGATCTTTTTGCAGTATTTTCCTTGCTGAAAACTCTTTCTCAGAGAATCGGGCATCGAAAGCTCAAGCATCTCTGCCACCCCAGATGGAGATAACCCCATTTCCTTTACGAAATACTCCACGTTTTTAGCTATGTGCAGCCTTTGATCTTTATGTTTCCTGATGTTCATTCGAATGTACTCTTCTTTCGCTATTTCTAGGTCCTGGAAAAGTTTCTTCGGCGTATATAAACGAACCTGGAATAAGTTACAGAGCGGATTAATGTATTCCCAAAACAcagaaaatttaaacttatgTAAATGGCTGCAGCTTACTAAAGGATCCGATTGGCATCCTGAACAAAGTGCAAAATGTAACCGAGGCTCTGGATTCATTATTGCAAACGATTTTCGAGGTTCTCCGGATTTAAACTTTGTCTTGGGGAAGAACCATGAGTGAAGCCACTGCAAGAAAGGAATGGAGTTCCATTAGGCCATGAAGTTGATTGTTTGGCAATATTTGCACGTTTAGGCCTTCACCCGAAAACAGAATGCCACTTTTCAACGACTCGTAACTCAAAAAATGGATTATTTTGAACTCAAATTCAGGTTGACTTGGATCGAGAGCTTGTTCGATCATTTTGCGTACAAAATCAAATAATACTTGAGCGAATTCAATTCATTTGCACCCCTACTTTGAAGTCATACCTGAGAAGGACGAGGCGTACGACAACCCAGTATCGAGCCTTGAATATTGTCAACGCTAATGATGTGGCCTCCTATGTTATATGCAGCCTGAATCCATAAGTTTATAACaccttataaaaaaaattgaagaattGGAGATTAAGGAATGTGAGAATATAATTCACTACCTTGAGAGCTAAAGAGATCCTCTTTTGATTTCCTCTTGGAATCCCATGAACCAAGAATGCCTGCATCAGTATAAATGAGTTGCCATAGATTCATACATTGTAATTTCTAAAACAACTGAAACTTAACGGTTTCAGGACAATAATAAGAAGGAACAGATAAAGAACATTTGTCTGCTCGATTGAATTTTTGGTCAACAGTTCGGTTGTTAAATTCTTACGTGCATTACTATAGCGTTGTGAACGTTGATCCAGAATGCTAATTTCTCTTCGTGTTTTAGTTTTCCGGGATCGACTGTTGCCAACCTAGAAATGAGAAACCTGAAAAGAGCAGTAAAAACATTACGAAGCAAAACAAGCATTGTGTAAGACCGAATGGTTGTCGCAATATAAAGAAAACCATCTGCACAACTCGAATATTCGATGGCCAACATAGACGGCTGCAgactccaaaaaaaaaaagaaatcaaaAGCTAAAGGATTTAAAGTACCTAAACTTTTGCAGCAAGACTTCAACAGAATTTAGCCTCTGGGGCTCTCGAACAATGCCTTGCACCTCGATGATGGAGCAGAAAGATCCACTAAAATCTTTGGATGTTTCAACTTGGAAAGGATTGTTCATCCACGAATTAGAAGATGGATTTTCTTCACATGATAAGCTTCTCAAGTGATGTTGTCCTTGTGAAGATAATTTACTCGGTGGCAATGTATGTGGGCTAGAATTTGATCCATGATTGAACAAAGGAGGATCAGAAAGGTGGCAGTATATTGTTGAGATGCACTTTATCATCTCCTCAGAAATCCAGTTGGGCGTTTCACGAACACGGTTGGGAAACCTTGAGCCGAGAAAATCTGCCAAACTGGCATTTGAAGTCGACTTTTGTGCCCGCTGGTGAAACGACACAAGAACATCAGGCCCATATGAATCAAAATTTGCAACGAAATATTGCCCGAGTAAGTACTAAGAATAGGTAAGATCATAACCAATGTTTTCCTGAGAATCAAATATTAATTACCTCTAGC
This region of Primulina eburnea isolate SZY01 chromosome 14, ASM2296580v1, whole genome shotgun sequence genomic DNA includes:
- the LOC140813152 gene encoding uncharacterized protein isoform X2 — protein: MGNLKNFERKKRQLSPGETQNLLIEEILQLQKQLESQTAVRSALEKAMNCQPLLDDPAYKSLSQPAENLIKEIALLEMEVVYLEKYLLAMYRRNFSKKVSSLPTVDEQQKTDSRTNGYVVLELPRTNLGSASENSFIRYSKSAKNDNPGGDTLWRCDDILGAETLVYSGIDRSHSSLSQYSASSFRISPPFEAFAEAVDSYHSLPLSMLERAQKSTSNASLADFLGSRFPNRVRETPNWISEEMIKCISTIYCHLSDPPLFNHGSNSSPHTLPPSKLSSQGQHHLRSLSCEENPSSNSWMNNPFQVETSKDFSGSFCSIIEVQGIVREPQRLNSVEVLLQKFRFLISRLATVDPGKLKHEEKLAFWINVHNAIVMHAFLVHGIPRGNQKRISLALKAAYNIGGHIISVDNIQGSILGCRTPRPSQWLHSWFFPKTKFKSGEPRKSFAIMNPEPRLHFALCSGCQSDPLDLEIAKEEYIRMNIRKHKDQRLHIAKNVEYFVKEMGLSPSGVAEMLELSMPDSLRKSFQQGKYCKKIDWIPHNFAFRFLISNELVK
- the LOC140813152 gene encoding uncharacterized protein isoform X1, giving the protein MGNLKNFERKKRQLSPGETQNLLIEEILQLQKQLESQTAVRSALEKAMNCQPLLDDPAYKSLSQPAENLIKEIALLEMEVVYLEKYLLAMYRRNFSKKVSSLPTVDEQQKTDSRTNGYVVLELPRTNLGSASENSFIRYSKSAKNDNPGGDTLWRCDDILGAETLVYSGIDRSHSSLSQYSASSFRISPPFEAFAEAVDSYHSLPLSMLERAQKSTSNASLADFLGSRFPNRVRETPNWISEEMIKCISTIYCHLSDPPLFNHGSNSSPHTLPPSKLSSQGQHHLRSLSCEENPSSNSWMNNPFQVETSKDFSGSFCSIIEVQGIVREPQRLNSVEVLLQKFRFLISRLATVDPGKLKHEEKLAFWINVHNAIVMHAFLVHGIPRGNQKRISLALKAAYNIGGHIISVDNIQGSILGCRTPRPSQWLHSWFFPKTKFKSGEPRKSFAIMNPEPRLHFALCSGCQSDPLVRLYTPKKLFQDLEIAKEEYIRMNIRKHKDQRLHIAKNVEYFVKEMGLSPSGVAEMLELSMPDSLRKSFQQGKYCKKIDWIPHNFAFRFLISNELVK